From a single Nicotiana tomentosiformis chromosome 2, ASM39032v3, whole genome shotgun sequence genomic region:
- the LOC138906209 gene encoding uncharacterized protein, whose product MVVPEMRSLSEEESGDSEEDYDDVAISSFIRARSRQKRQEQQKRRKLVKDGKVINEKVVHVVTVDNEVAEEPGSLTRKFSQKHSISKSKRGSYASAESLNKSASDNSGEKLVETSGEKVMEESVGKVSEKTMSEESAEKGKSARKSVKRKGDASEEPGSSKKAKVDDTQDAGKEN is encoded by the exons ATGGTTGTACCTGAAATGAGATCTTTATCTGAGGAAGAAAGCGGGGACAGTGAAGAGGATTATGATGATGTGGCGATTTCTAGTTTTATCAGGGCTAGGAGCAGACAG AAAAGACAAGAACAACAAAAGAGGAGAAAGTTGGTGAAAGATGGGAAGGTTATTAATGAGAAAGTAGTGCATGTTGTTACTGTGGATAATGAAGTAGccgaggaacctggttccttgacTCGCAAGTTCTCACAGAAGCATTCTATCTCCAAGTCAAAAAGGGGATCCTATGCGAGTGCTGAGAGTCTGAACAAGAGTGCAAGTGATAACTCTGGTGAAAAGTTAGTGGAAACATCTGGAGAAAAAGTGATGGAAGAATCAGTTGGAAAGGTGTCTGAGAAGACAATGTCTGAGGAATCAGCTGAGAAAGGAAAGAGTGCTCGCAAATCAGTGAAAAGGAAGGGTGATGCCAGTGAGGAACCTGGTTCTTCCAAGAAGGCAAAGGTTGATGATACCCAGGATGCTGGGAAGGAAAAttga
- the LOC104103560 gene encoding sugar transport protein 8-like has translation MPPLMAFDKGDDEFPAKLTGQVVICSIIAAFGGLMFGYDIGISGGVTSMDDFLEKFFPKVYVRKHRAKEDNYCKYDNQMLQLFTSSLYLAAIVCCFFASKCCKRFGRKITMQLASLFFFIGVILNAAAMNLPMLIIGRLCLGAGVGFGNQAVPLFISEIAPAKYRGGLNILFQMLITIGILCANIVNYVTSKMHPHGWRFSLGGAAVPAIFLGLGSFLIVETPTSLIERGQKDEGKQALRKIRGVHDVEKEYQEILQATELAQQIKQPFRNLMSKSSRPQLICGTILQIFQQFTGINVIMFYAPVLFQTMGFGGKASLLSAIVTGMVNVVSTIVAILGVDKFGRRVLLIEAAVQMLVAQCVTGGILAVHLKATNVIPKNYAYFVVVLICVFVSGFAWSWGPLGWLIPSEIFPLETRTAGFFFAVSMNMICTFIIAQAFLTMLCHMRSGIFFFFAVWIVIMGSFAYFFLPETKGIPIDEMNERAWKKHWFWKRYFDDDSAPGDHRDDKIPVN, from the exons ATGCCTCCTCTTATGGCCTTTGACAAGGGGGATGATGAGTTTCCTGCCAAACTGACTGGACAGGTTGTGATTTGTTCCATTATTGCAGCCTTTGGTGGTCTTATGTTTGGCTATGACATTGGAATTTCAG GTGGGGTGACATCAATGGATGATTTCTTGGAGAAGTTCTTCCCAAAAGTCTATGTTAGAAAGCATAGGGCTAAAGAAGACAACTACTGCAAATATGATAACCAAATGTTGCAGTTGTTCACATCTTCATTGTACTTAGCAGCAATTGTATGTTGTTTCTTTGCCTCAAAGTGTTGTAAGAGGTTTGGCAGGAAAATTACAATGCAACTTGCCTCTTTGTTCTTCTTTATTGGAGTTATCCTTAATGCTGCTGCTATGAATCTGCCTATGCTTATCATTGGACGCCTTTGTCTTGGCGCTGGTGTTGGATTTGGCAATCAG GCAGTGCCATTATTCATATCAGAGATAGCTCCAGCAAAGTACAGAGGTGGTCTCAACATTTTGTTCCAAATGCTGATCACAATTGGTATTTTATGTGCCAATATAGTCAACTATGTAACTTCAAAAATGCACCCACATGGTTGGAGATTTTCCCTTGGTGGTGCAGCAGTTCCAGCAATATTTCTTGGCTTAGGTTCTTTTCTCATTGTTGAAACACCAACTAGCCTAATTGAACGTGGCCAAAAAGATGAAGGCAAACAAGCCTTAAGAAAAATTAGAGGTGTACATGATGTTGAAAAAGAGTATCAAGAGATTTTACAAGCCACTGAATTAGCTCAACAAATCAAACAACCTTTTAGAAATCTAATGAGCAAATCTAGTAGGCCACAACTTATATGTGGTACAATTCTTCAGATTTTCCAGCAATTTACTGGCATAAATGTTATCATGTTCTATGCTCCTGTATTATTTCAGACGATGGGATTCGGCGGAAAGGCGTCGTTGTTATCAGCTATTGTTACTGGTATGGTTAATGTGGTTTCAACCATAGTTGCAATACTTGGAGTTGATAAATTTGGAAGAAGAGTTTTACTTATTGAAGCTGCTGTTCAAATGCTTGTTGCCCAG TGTGTTACAGGAGGAATTCTTGCAGTTCATTTGAAAGCCACAAATGTAATACCAAAGAACTATGCATATTTTGTGGTTGTGTTGATATGTGTTTTTGTGAGTGGATTTGCTTGGTCATGGGGTCCATTAGGATGGTTAATTCCAAGTGAGATTTTTCCATTGGAAACAAGAACTGCTGGATTTTTCTTTGCAGTGAGTATGAACATGATTTGCACTTTTATTATAGCTCAAGCTTTTCTCACAATGTTATGCCACATGAGATCTgggatcttcttcttctttgctgTTTGGATTGTCATTATGGGAAGTTTTGCATATTTCTTCCTCCCTGAGACTAAAGGAATCCCTATTGATGAAATGAATGAAAGAGCTTGGAAGAAACACTGGTTCTGGAAGAGGTATTTCGATGATGATTCTGCTCCTGGAGATCATCGAGATGACAAAATCCCAGTAAACTAA